A genomic stretch from Corynebacterium terpenotabidum Y-11 includes:
- a CDS encoding winged helix DNA-binding domain-containing protein encodes MTVLPLPTTADLRARRLIAQLLAPSAAHPRPNDLNGVASYLTAIQAQNAAAGRDGLALRLGIAPGAVTPADLAEAQVVRSWSQRGTHHLLAARDVRWITLLCSPRVQRASQKRRGRLGLTDTDVDRCRDALLAAAGTPVTRTGAYALFRSIGVDPDDGRGPHMLRHFGGEGDLIQGTPIGGEETFLLHDVAVADPVDLTGPDALREIAVRYFRSRGPATVHDLAWWTGLTMTDAKQATALATATGTVVPAESTDGRTLYLADWQVDVTDEELADAVSPDRPPLCLPAFDEYLMAYTDRSDVMTPEVAKEVGPTRNGLAFPCSVHAGTVTGRR; translated from the coding sequence ATGACCGTACTACCGCTGCCGACCACCGCCGACCTCCGGGCCCGACGGCTCATCGCCCAGCTGTTGGCACCGTCCGCCGCCCATCCCCGGCCGAACGACCTCAACGGCGTGGCGTCCTATCTCACCGCAATCCAGGCGCAGAACGCCGCCGCCGGTCGAGACGGGCTGGCCCTGCGACTCGGCATCGCCCCCGGCGCCGTCACCCCGGCCGATCTCGCCGAAGCACAGGTCGTGCGCAGCTGGTCCCAGCGCGGCACCCATCACCTGCTGGCAGCACGCGACGTCCGCTGGATCACCCTGCTGTGCTCCCCCAGGGTGCAGCGCGCCTCTCAGAAGCGACGCGGCCGACTGGGCCTCACCGACACCGACGTCGACCGGTGCCGCGACGCCCTGCTCGCCGCGGCCGGAACACCGGTGACCCGCACCGGAGCCTACGCACTGTTCCGCAGCATCGGCGTCGACCCGGACGATGGACGCGGCCCGCACATGCTCCGCCACTTCGGCGGGGAAGGAGATCTCATCCAGGGCACACCAATCGGAGGTGAGGAGACGTTCCTCCTCCACGATGTCGCCGTCGCCGATCCGGTCGACCTCACCGGGCCAGACGCCCTGCGCGAGATCGCCGTCCGGTACTTCCGGTCCCGCGGCCCCGCCACCGTGCACGATCTCGCCTGGTGGACCGGACTCACCATGACGGACGCGAAACAGGCGACGGCGCTGGCAACCGCCACCGGCACCGTGGTCCCGGCGGAGAGCACCGACGGTCGCACCCTGTACCTCGCCGACTGGCAAGTGGACGTCACCGACGAAGAACTGGCGGACGCCGTCTCCCCGGACCGGCCTCCCCTGTGCCTGCCGGCCTTCGACGAGTACCTCATGGCGTACACCGACCGCTCCGATGTGATGACCCCGGAGGTCGCCAAGGAGGTCGGTCCGACGAGGAACGGTCTGGCCTTCCCCTGCTCCGTCCACGCCGGCACCGTCACCGGTCGGCGGTGA
- the gltX gene encoding glutamate--tRNA ligase yields MSDIRVRFCPSPTGTPHVGMVRTALFNWAYARHAGGTLVFRIEDTDAARDSEESYQAIVDSLSWLGLTWDEGVDPVGGPYGPYRQSQRMDIYAEVLQKLKDAGEVYPAYSTAEEVEERHKAAGRDPKLGYDNFDRDLTDEQIAAYEAEGRKPVWRLRMPERTWTWHDLVRGEVSVEAANVPDYVVARSNGAPLYTLVNPVDDALMKITHVLRGEDLLPSTPRQLALYEALIRIGVAEFTPEFGHLPFVMGEGNKKLSKRDPESDLFNHRRAGVIPEGMINYLSLLGWSLSADQDIFSADELVANFDVADVKPNPARFDQKKLEAINADHIRLLDPADFATRLRTYLEEYKGFPASYPADKFTFAADLVQTRIKMLGDADELLRFLVTEDADLVLNPKAAKKNLREDAVEVLDATIEELEALDEGEWVTATIEAKISTRLIETMELKPRKAYGALRVAVTGEQVSPPLFESMELLGRASTLARLQAARALTPYEAPVA; encoded by the coding sequence ATGAGTGACATTCGCGTCCGATTCTGTCCGTCGCCGACCGGCACCCCGCACGTCGGCATGGTGCGCACCGCACTGTTCAACTGGGCCTACGCCCGCCATGCCGGCGGCACGCTGGTCTTCCGCATCGAAGACACCGACGCCGCCCGCGACTCCGAAGAGTCCTACCAGGCCATCGTCGACTCGCTGAGCTGGCTCGGACTGACCTGGGACGAGGGCGTGGACCCGGTGGGCGGCCCCTACGGTCCCTACCGTCAGTCGCAGCGCATGGACATCTACGCCGAGGTCCTGCAGAAGCTGAAGGACGCCGGGGAGGTCTACCCCGCCTACTCGACCGCCGAAGAAGTCGAGGAGCGGCACAAGGCGGCCGGCCGCGATCCGAAGCTCGGTTACGACAATTTCGACCGTGACCTCACCGACGAGCAGATCGCCGCCTACGAGGCTGAGGGCCGCAAGCCGGTGTGGCGGCTGCGGATGCCCGAGCGCACCTGGACCTGGCACGACCTGGTCCGCGGTGAGGTCAGCGTCGAGGCCGCGAACGTCCCGGACTACGTCGTCGCCCGCTCCAACGGTGCCCCGCTGTACACCCTGGTCAACCCGGTGGACGACGCCCTGATGAAGATCACCCATGTGCTGCGCGGTGAGGACCTGCTGCCGTCCACCCCGCGTCAGCTCGCCCTGTACGAAGCCCTGATCCGCATCGGCGTCGCCGAGTTCACCCCGGAGTTCGGGCATCTGCCGTTCGTCATGGGTGAGGGCAACAAGAAGCTGTCGAAGCGTGACCCGGAGTCCGACCTGTTCAACCACCGACGGGCCGGCGTCATCCCCGAAGGCATGATCAACTACCTGTCCCTGCTGGGCTGGTCGCTGTCCGCGGACCAGGACATCTTCTCCGCCGATGAACTCGTCGCGAACTTCGACGTGGCCGACGTGAAGCCGAACCCGGCCCGCTTCGACCAGAAGAAACTGGAGGCGATCAACGCCGACCACATCCGCCTGCTGGACCCGGCGGACTTCGCGACCCGACTGCGGACCTACCTGGAGGAGTACAAGGGCTTCCCGGCGTCCTACCCGGCCGACAAGTTCACCTTCGCCGCGGATCTGGTGCAGACCCGGATCAAGATGCTCGGGGACGCCGATGAGCTGCTCCGTTTCCTCGTCACTGAGGACGCCGACCTGGTGCTCAACCCGAAGGCGGCGAAGAAGAACCTCCGGGAGGACGCCGTCGAGGTGCTCGACGCGACGATCGAGGAACTCGAGGCGCTCGATGAGGGGGAGTGGGTGACCGCCACTATCGAGGCGAAGATCTCCACCCGGCTCATCGAGACCATGGAACTCAAGCCGCGGAAGGCCTACGGTGCGCTGCGTGTCGCCGTGACCGGTGAGCAGGTCTCCCCGCCGCTGTTCGAGTCCATGGAACTGCTGGGACGGGCCTCGACCCTGGCCCGGCTCCAGGCCGCCAGAGCGCTCACCCCGTACGAGGCCCCGGTGGCGTGA
- a CDS encoding TIM barrel protein, with amino-acid sequence MTSHRETPAPDLRCTAINCSVGRPLGDPDLDRARRLGLDRIELWWPWTTPEPSDSQVDELVEELRRRGLTLIGLNFWGGDTSAGERGVLHEAALSQRHLDAHARLAEKTGADKFNLLVGRGGRALTDAQRDRIDAVAASVTGRGLGTVLIEPSKGAVDYPVQTLADATALTGTVPGTALLADFWHLAGDGGTEGEERTDAWLDGLAVSGSTPGTLPAHVQIADDPGRGAPGTGVLPLRRWVTALRTAGYSGDIVGEWVW; translated from the coding sequence ATGACCTCTCACCGGGAAACTCCGGCCCCCGACCTCCGCTGCACCGCGATCAACTGTTCCGTCGGACGTCCACTCGGCGACCCCGACCTCGACCGGGCCCGGCGGCTCGGCCTCGACCGCATCGAGCTGTGGTGGCCGTGGACCACACCGGAACCGTCCGACTCCCAGGTCGACGAGCTCGTCGAGGAGCTGCGCCGGCGCGGCCTGACTCTCATCGGCCTGAACTTCTGGGGTGGGGACACCTCCGCCGGGGAGCGCGGCGTCCTCCATGAGGCGGCACTGTCGCAGCGACACCTGGACGCCCATGCGCGGCTCGCCGAGAAGACCGGTGCCGACAAGTTCAACCTGCTCGTCGGCCGTGGCGGGCGTGCTCTGACCGACGCGCAGCGTGACCGCATCGACGCCGTGGCGGCCTCGGTCACCGGACGAGGCCTGGGCACCGTCCTCATCGAGCCGTCGAAAGGTGCCGTCGACTACCCCGTCCAGACCCTCGCGGACGCCACTGCGCTCACCGGTACTGTCCCCGGTACCGCTCTGCTGGCGGATTTCTGGCACCTCGCCGGTGACGGCGGGACGGAGGGGGAGGAGCGGACCGACGCCTGGCTCGACGGGCTCGCTGTATCCGGTTCCACACCAGGAACTCTCCCCGCCCACGTCCAGATCGCGGACGACCCGGGCCGTGGCGCACCGGGGACCGGCGTGCTCCCGCTGCGTCGGTGGGTGACGGCGCTGCGTACAGCGGGCTACTCCGGCGACATCGTCGGAGAGTGGGTGTGGTGA
- a CDS encoding SDR family oxidoreductase, protein MNTTRTSPAPLRVAVVTGAGGGLGRAFSTALARDGWTVAALGRTLSSLSATVTDCLAASADNRTPQPHSAVVCDVTDASSVTEAFRTVTERYDRLDLLVNNAGIPGPTGRIDTVHPSEVEQTFRTNSLGTLLCTQAAFTWMAAHGGGRIINNGSIAAHAPRAGAAAYAASKAAVASLTISTALDGREYGISATQLDIGNARTELLETFSSTEPMFDAAEAAHLLVTVAALPAGVSVDAVRVTAAGMPYLGRG, encoded by the coding sequence ATGAACACCACCCGCACCTCCCCCGCCCCGCTGAGGGTCGCCGTCGTCACCGGGGCCGGCGGCGGCCTGGGCCGCGCCTTCTCCACGGCCCTGGCCCGCGACGGCTGGACCGTGGCCGCGCTGGGTCGGACCCTGTCGTCGCTCAGTGCCACCGTCACCGACTGCCTGGCCGCCAGCGCCGACAATCGCACTCCCCAGCCGCACTCCGCCGTGGTGTGCGATGTCACCGACGCGTCCTCGGTCACCGAGGCCTTCCGCACGGTCACCGAGCGGTATGACCGACTCGACCTGCTGGTCAACAATGCCGGAATCCCGGGTCCCACCGGGCGTATCGACACCGTCCACCCGTCCGAGGTCGAGCAGACCTTCCGCACCAATTCCCTCGGCACGCTGCTGTGCACGCAGGCGGCGTTCACCTGGATGGCCGCCCACGGTGGCGGCCGGATCATCAACAACGGGTCGATCGCCGCCCACGCCCCACGGGCCGGGGCGGCGGCCTATGCAGCGTCGAAAGCGGCCGTGGCGTCCCTCACGATCTCCACGGCCCTGGACGGTCGCGAATACGGCATCTCCGCCACACAGCTGGACATCGGCAACGCCCGGACCGAGCTGTTGGAGACCTTCAGCTCCACCGAACCGATGTTCGATGCCGCTGAGGCCGCCCACCTGCTCGTCACGGTCGCCGCGCTGCCGGCCGGAGTGAGCGTGGACGCGGTGAGAGTCACT